The following proteins come from a genomic window of Populus alba chromosome 12, ASM523922v2, whole genome shotgun sequence:
- the LOC118058041 gene encoding uncharacterized protein, translating into MGFPPISSLSFILFLFHFHSTISSSHLCAPHQSLSLLQFKESFSINSSASELCQHPKTESWKEGTDCCLWDGVTCDMKTGHVTGLDLACSMLYGTLHSNSTLFSLHHLQKLDLSDNDFNFSHISSRFGQFSNLTLLNLNYSVFAGQVPSEISHLSKLVSLDLSDNDDLFLEPISFDKLVRNLTKLRELDLSWVDMSLVVPDSLMNLSSSLSSLKLNYCGLQGKLPSSMGKFKHLQYLDLVRNNIIGPIPYDFDQLTELVSLDLSFNYYLSLEPISFDKLVRNLTKLSELDLSWVDMSLVVPDSLMKLPSSLSSLIINSCGLQGIYPLGNLVQLTDLDLSSNNLSGQIPSSLGNLVQLTDLDISSNNLSGQIPSSLGNLVQLTDLDLSSNNLSGQIPSSLGNLVQLTDLDLSSNNLSGQIPSSLGNLVQLTDLDISSNNLSGQIPSSLGNLVQLTSLDLSSNNLSGQIPSSLGNLTHLTSLDLSSNNLNCEIPSSLGNLVQLTHLDLSSNSFSSQIPSSLGNLTQLISLNLSNLYSNKFRGQVPDFLGSLVNLSYLDLSNNQLVGTIPSFLFLLPSLDYLYLHNNNLIGNISELQHDSLRFLDLSNNHLHGTIPSSIFKQENLHVLILASNSKLTGEIPSSICKLRFLRVLDLSNNSLSGSMPLCLGNFSSMLSVLHLGMNNLQGSIPSTFSKDNSLEYLNLNGNELEGKIPPSIINCTMLEVLDLGNNKIEDIFPYFLEALPELRILVLKSNKLQGFVKGSTTYSSFSKLCIFDISNNNFSGPLPTGYFNTLEAMMVSDQNMIYMGASRGASLYEREYNSISYVYSIEMTWKGVEIEFTKIQSTIRVLDLSNNNFTGGISKVIGKLRALQQLNLSHNSLIGHIQSSFGNLTNLESLDLSSNLLTGRIPTQLGGLTFLAILNLSHNQLEGRIPSGEQFNTFTASSFEGNLGLCGFQVLKRCYGDEAPALPPSSFDEGDDSTLFGEGFGWKAVTMGYGCGFVFGVTTGYVVFRTKKPSWFLRMVEDKWNLKSRKTKKNAGRYGARRN; encoded by the coding sequence ATGGGGTTTCCACCTatttcatctctctctttcattctgtttctcttccatttccattcaactatttcttcttctcatttatGTGCTCCTCACCAAAGTCTTTCTTTGCTCCAATTCAAAGAATCCTTTTCCATTAATAGCTCTGCTTCAGAGCTTTGCCAGCATCCCAAGACAGAGTCGTGGAAAGAGGGTACAGACTGCTGCTTGTGGGATGGCGTCACCTGTGACATGAAAACAGGGCATGTCACTGGACTGGACCTTGCTTGCAGCATGCTGTATGGCACCCTTCATTCCAATAGCACCCTCTTCTCCCTGCATCACCTTCAAAAGCTCGACCTCTCTGACAATGATTTCAACTTCTCCCATATTTCTTCTCGATTTGGCCAATTCTCCAATCTGACACTTCTTAACCTAAATTACTCAGTCTTTGCAGGACAAGTTCCGTCTGAAATATCTCATCTCTCCAAATTGGTTTCACTTGATCTATCTGACAATGACGATCTTTTTCTAGAAccaatttcttttgacaagcTTGTTCGAAACCTAACCAAGCTTAGAGAACTCGATTTGAGTTGGGTAGACATGTCACTAGTTGTTCCCGATTCCTTGATGAATCTGTCCTCTTCTCTGTCATCACTGAAACTCAATTACTGTGGATTGCAGGGTAAACTCCCATCCTCAATGGGGAAATTTAAGCACCTGCAGTACTTGGATCTTGTAAGGAACAATATTATTGGTCCAATTCCATATGATTTTGATcaactcactgagttggttTCACTTGATCTCTCTTTCAATTACTATCTGAGTCTAGAAccaatttcttttgacaagcTTGTTCGAAACCTAACCAAGCTTAGCGAACTCGATTTGAGTTGGGTAGACATGTCACTAGTTGTTCCCGATTCCTTGATGAAGCTGCCTTCTTCTTTGTCATCACTCATTATCAATTCCTGTGGATTGCAAGGAATCTATCCACTTGGAAACCTTGTACAGCTCACCGATTTAGACCTCTCAAGTAACAATTTGAGCGGtcagatcccatcatcacttggaAACCTTGTACAGCTCACCGATTTAGACATCTCAAGTAACAATTTGAGCGGtcagatcccatcatcacttggaAACCTTGTACAGCTCACCGATTTAGACCTCTCAAGTAACAATTTGAGCGGtcagatcccatcatcacttggaAACCTTGTACAGCTCACCGATTTAGACCTCTCAAGTAACAATTTGAGCGGtcagatcccatcatcacttggaAACCTTGTACAGCTCACCGATTTAGACATCTCAAGTAACAATTTGAGCGGtcagatcccatcatcacttggaAACCTTGTACAGCTCACCTCTTTAGACCTCTCATCTAACAATTTGAGCGGtcagatcccatcatcacttggtAATCTCACACATCTCACCTCTTTAGACCTCTCATCTAACAATTTGAATTGTGagatcccatcatcacttggaAACCTTGTACAGCTCACCCATTTAGACCTCTCAAGTAACAGTTTTAGCAGTCAAatcccatcatcacttggtAATCTCACACAGCTCATCTCTTTAAACCTCTCAAATCTCTATTCCAATAAATTTAGGGGTCAAGTTCCAGATTTTTTGGGTAGCCTAGTCAATCTTTCATATTTAGATTTATCCAATAATCAACTAGTAGGCACAATACCatcctttttgtttcttcttccttctttagATTATCTTTATCTCCATAACAATAATCTCATAGGTAATATAAGTGAACTCCAACACGATTCATTGAGATTCCTTGATTTGAGCAATAACCACTTGCATGGTACAATCCCAAGTTCgattttcaaacaagagaaCTTGCACGTCCTTATTCTTGCGTCCAATAGTAAATTGACAGGTGAGATTCCTTCTTCTATTTGCAAGCTGAGATTCCTTCGCGTCCTAGACTTGTCCAACAACAGCTTGAGTGGTTCTATGCCATTATGTTTGGGGAACTTCAGCAGCATGCTCTCAGTATTGCATCTCGGCATGAACAATCTTCAAGGCTCTATCCCTTCAACATTTTCAAAAGATAATAGCTTGGAATATCTCAACCTCAACGGAAACGAATTAGAAGGGAAAATACCACCGTCCATCATCAACTGCACAATGTTGGaagttcttgatcttggcaacaATAAGATTGAGGATATATTTCCTTATTTTCTAGAAGCGCTTCCAGAGCTGCGAATTCTTGTCCTAAAATCCAATAAACTCCAAGGTTTTGTGAAAGGTTCGACTACATACAGTTCCTTCtctaaattatgtatttttgacATCTCTAACAATAATTTTAGTGGGCCATTGCCAACTGGGTATTTCAATACGCTTGAAGCAATGATGGTCTCAGATCAAAACATGATTTACATGGGTGCATCAAGAGGTGCATCACTATACGAAAGAGAGTACAATTCCATAAGTTATGTCTATTCCATAGAGATGACATGGAAAGGTGTAGAAATTGAGTTTACAAAGATTCAAAGTACTATCAGAGTActtgatttgtcaaataacaatttcacCGGAGGGATTTCAAAAGTGATAGGAAAGCTTAGAGCACTCCAACAGCTCAACCTTTCTCATAATTCCCTTATAGGTCATATCCAATCATCATTCGGAAATTTGACCAATTTGGAATCATTAGATCTATCTTCAAATTTGCTTACCGGAAGGATTCCAACGCAGCTGGGGGGTCTAACATTTCTTGCAATCCTAAACCTGTCACATAACCAACTCGAGGGGCGTATACCAAGTGGAGAGCAGTTCAACACCTTTACTGCAAGCTCATTTGAAGGAAACTTGGGTTTATGTGGATTTCAAGTACTAAAAAGATGTTACGGTGATGAGGCACCAGCATTACCGCCATCAAGCTTTGATGAAGGAGATGATTCAACATTGTTTGGAGAAGgatttggatggaaagctgtGACAATGGGGTATGGATGCGGGTTTGTGTTTGGAGTTACAACAGGATACGTTGTGTTTAGAACAAAAAAGCCTTCATGGTTTCTTAGGATGGTTGAAGATAAATGGAATCTCAAGagcagaaaaacaaagaagaatgctGGCAGATATGGTGCTAGAAGAAACTAA